The genome window GAGAAACAGTGGCTGAAAGTAAGATAATCTGTTCTTAACTCTCAAATCATTCATTTTCTACAATTTTTGTAGCAAAGTGCAGGAAAAATTGCAGCCACTACAGATGTGTAGCTGTTACTTTACTGGCATTTACACAAGGCTGGCTTTTGGCAGTGCTAATGGCCAAAGTGGTGTGATACTATGCTGCACTAAACGAAATATAAATACATCTAAGCACATTTTGAATGCAAAGTTCACGGTTCTCATGTTACACAATTTGTATGCAAAAGTTCACTGGAAATTTCATCAAGCTCTAGTATTAAATTCACTCACCTTTGCAAGCTCCACACCAAGATTTGTGGATGATAATCATAAGAGGCAAAccactgcaaaaaaagaaaaaaaaagaaaaaacgtCAGATAGCTTAGATACAAGCCTCTCAACTATAAGTTCTATTGCTTGTACATTTTAGCAGTCAAGGACATCTACACAGGCTTTATGTAAtagaaaatgcagagagatTCTACTATATTCTGAGGTTTTGAGAAGCTTTTTGCAAGGCAGCAATCATAAACATgcattaaaacaatttattagaAATGTCAATTACCAACCACTCTAGTATAGTAGGAGATTTTCTCTTTGGGAGGCTTGCTCCCATTTGTTCAGATTTGCATAGATGCACAACTGGTCATGTGATTTTTAAGAAGTTAGCTGTGGTTAGTCACACCAGCTACATAAGAGATCTCAGAAGGGATTTACACAGCTGCTTAACATAATCCAGTGAATGACAGTCATCCATCAACCCCTCTCCCCCACTGCTGTCTGCATGTTTCAGACACTTCCTGCTACAGCCTCCCATGATCAAGATCCTTCTTTGAGCAATAATCACACACAGTAAACTGGCAAGCCCTCCAGCTTCCAGGCTAATTGCCCCTATCTTGGTATGCTGACATAAACCTGTAACAAATCTGAGAACCAAGAAGGAAGGAATCTGCGTGGAACTGAAGCCTAAATAAAGTGCAATGTAAAATGACAAAAGTTAGGAGCCTAACTCCCCTGTTCAATGAATATAGAAAAGTTATTTGTGAAGGACAATTCAGGGTACTGAGTATTTCAGGTACACCATGTGAATGACATTTCTCTTCCCAAATAATTCATTTGACAGTCACTACCTATACTACCTGGATGTTGATTCCATCACCTGatgtatgttttatttaacCTTGTTTCTGAAAAGCCCCTTAGCATTTCACCTAGTCAAGCTTAACAAGTTTGAATTCTCTAAGCTCCTTGGTAATGTACTCAGGTTACATTATGTGATTAGACAGAGACCTTAAACACAAAGAATTCCACATACTTACTGTTCTAAGTGCTTGCGATTCAATTAATCCATCACTTTACAACTCTCAATACCTTGACTATTATATCTTTTATCTtcttaacaagaaaaaagtgACATACCTACAGGTGATTTTTATTGCTATTGAGCACATCTAGTAGTACAACACTTATCTTCGTACTTTTTGCACATAGAAGTCCTTAAAACACTTTTCAAACAGCTGGCAAAAGCTAACTAGTACAGAAAGCTCAAGAAGACCAAGAACAAGGGAATATGGCCCCTTTTCCCTTATCATTAAATCCCTTAAGCAATAGAAAAATATCCAAGGGAAGCTAGTAATAGTGATATAGCTTCCAGAGCATTAAGAATAACCGAAAATTAGGATTCTCCTTTAGCTGCAGATTGGTAAGAAAGGAAATCCCTACCAACATTAAGTTTTAGCCTTCAGAACCAGGAAAGGGCAGAGAGGAAGCAATTAACATTTACAGTAGTCCAACACAAGTCTGCCATTTGTAACTGAGCAATATGCTGTCTTCTTTACACAGGACTTTGTTTGCAGCAAGGAACAAGAATACACACTTTCCTGGCAAAGGTCTTTTTACATCTGTGTCCCCACcctgacaatattttttttttcctccccagtttCTGGGAATTAAATGCTGaataaaatctggaaaatacaCATTGCTCTTATCATCAAGGATCTTCATCTCGGAAGAGTTACCAAAAGCAGCTGCAATTGGTACTGCACCGCGCTTAAAACTGTATCAATAGATTTTCTATGCAGATTTTAAATGCAAGTGCTCCGTCTCAGAATACAAACTCTTAGCCAGCAAGAAATCACAGAAGTATTAGAGATACTGCATGTGCctcctcagttttcttcttcttgacTGGAAAAGTAATACTATTTACATAAAAACATTTCCGTAGTCATTTTCCCATTCTGAAATGACAACGCTCATTTAGCAATCAGTATCTCAGATAAATGGACAAATCACTGAAGCAACTCTTCTTGCCCCACTTATCATTTCCTCCCAGATAGCActacacaaagaaataaaactaaactcTGACACTGATTTGCATGAGGGATGAAGCATCCACCAGAACGTGAAAAGTACAGACAGGCCATATATGTGGCACAGTAAAGATCAAAATTAGTTGAAACTAAGTACAACCAGTACAGACTTACAGCACTGGCCAGAGCACACTGACGTCACAGCTCATCTTTTCTAAACAAGCGCAAGAGCACTCACTCATAAACAAttagtgtttttaaaagcatttaatgaTGACCTTGCAGAGAAAAGCCATAGCAAGTAGTTTCAATAAAACAGTCCCGCAGGTAGATTAAGACTGTTCCATCTAAGGCACGTATTTTATTGTTAAACTTGAAATGAGAGGTTTAAGTTTCCTAAGCCAGCACTCTGCTGTTGTGCAGTTTGCAAATCTATCTGCTGAGTTcaataagatttttaaaaacagttatgTCCCAAAAATACAGCCTCTTCTAGACCAGGAACTGAAGTCCCCCACTACAGTTTGATATATCTGGAGGCAGTCTTGGAACAGCAGTCCTCTTATTCAAGATACAGACACATCAACGAGGAGGGCGGGAGTTCTCCTTATGGTCATCACTTTGCAGCATTTATGCTCAACTGCTACTTGGGTATCAAGATGGAGGTCTCCACAGGAGACTTCAGTTGCATGGGGGTGCAACAAGTTCTTTTTGAAAGATGCACGTGGGAAGAACACGGTAGGGAGGACAGGAGGAGAGCCATCCTATAGATCCTCTTGGGAGAATAGCCACCGCAGCGCCACAGTACTGGCTTTCTCAGCACTGTCACTGCCGTGGGCTGTGACATGTAACACAAAGGTCACAGCTCCTCGGGGTGCACGGCAGCAGGGCACGTTCCTACTCCTGCGAGCACTTTGGGACACGAAGGAGCCGTGCCTCACTGGATGCTGCGGCTCAGGTACTGCAGGAACATGCTGGCCAGCTGGGCCAAGTTCTCATCGCTGGGCTGCATCTTAGTGTAGCTGATGAACTGCCTGCGGAGCCGGCTCAGCTCAGCCAGGCCGACAGGCCGCGGCAACACCAGCCCTTCCTCCACGCCGGGGACGCGCACCAGCTCTCCAGGCTGCGCCCCGCTCCTCTGGGCGGCCACGAGAGCGGACACCACGTCCTGCGTGGCGCGGTCGAGGAGATGCAGGAAGCCGCCGGACTGCAGGGGTTGGCTGCGCGTGGCGCggtgcggcggcggcggggcgctGTCGAAGATGGCCGCGCGGATGTCGGCCAGCGGCAGCGGCTCCTCGCCCTGTACGGTGAACAGCGGCCGGTCCCAGCGGTTGCGCGGGTCCGGGGCCTCGAAGGGCGGCTCGGCGGGGCCGCCGCCGACGCAGTGCAGCAGGCAGCGCGCGGTGCCCGCCTGCCGCGCCGCGCAGTACAGCTCGTAGCGGATGCTCCGCAGCTCGTTAGTCGCGTCCACGATCACCACGTCGCGCCGGCTCAGCAGCCGCTCCACCTCGGCCCGCAGAGCCGCCCGCCCGCCCTCCGCCTCGGCCACGACGTGCGCctgccgctccgctccgcccaGCGCCTCCCGCAGCTCGGCCGCACGCCGGCTCTTGCCGCTCCCCGGCGGCCCGCACAGCACCACCAGCGGCATCGCGCCCTCAGCTCCCCAGCGCCGCCATGCCGACCCGGAAGTGACCGCCACTGCTTCCGCTCGGGTCAGCCCCGTCGCTATAGCAACGAGGCCTCGGCGCCCGCGTGGGAGCGCCCCGGGGCTGCGCGACAGCCTTCGCTCCTGAGGGGTTCTGAGCAGAATCTCTCATCCTGCCTAAGTCCTGCTTCCTCCATGCCAATTACAAACTCTCTCTGCTTCACTGCAAAGTAGTGCCATAATTATTCCTGCAAAAACTGTGACTATTTTTTGTACAGATATATCAAATAAGTGTTAAAATATCCACTTATAAATGCTCGCCAGACTTCTCAGCAGTGCCATCTGCATTCGCATCACCAGACTTTGGGTAGCGAGAGGAACTCACCAGGTCAATCGATGCAAGAGCAAAATTCAACTGAACTACAAACCTGGAAAGCATAATGAACTTCTGCCGAGGTCAGCACTGTCAGATCGAGGTTATACAGTTACAAACACAAGAAGAATTGATACACATACAGCTTGATTTCTCATGTTTtaacatgaaagagaaaaaattctgagaaaaacatcaaaatgtctgttcttaaaatcttttcacAGAGACAGTATTGGAGTTTCAACATAGAAAAGGTGCTACTTTAATGACTTATCAGTTTGTTCCTTAGTAACAAAATATCTCACATTGATATGGGCACATCCACTTTGACAGCCACAGTGAGCGCTGATGAGTTCAAGGGGACTGAGTAGCACTTAAGCCTCTGTTTGTGAGTATCTTCTCACTTCAGAGACACGACAGCAGCTCAATCATTCAATTTGATTGAAGTGATTAAACACAGATGATTCCTCAGCAACactaaaaaaaacctatttttttctttaactagCTGTAGGGATCTGAGCAGTCTCCCATACTGTCGttaataatttgtattttctgtggttAAATTTAGGATTGGTTAGCACTGGTACAGAATCTGAGTGACcttttaaagctgcttttctgtattcatGAGTAAGTAACATACCTGGCTGCTGCCTCTTTCTTCCCATCTTCCAGTGTTCTCCAGTGAATGTGATCTCCAAAACCTGCCAGAGAGAAGGTTCTATAAATGCTGCACAGTTAACATatcatcagaagaaaacaaccctccagaatattttcagctcataatatattcttttttaaaggaaattataaTTGCAGTCCTGGAGAGACTTCTCTGAATACTTACAACCTACACAGTTTTATTGAGGAATCCCACTGAAAttaattaacaaaaacaaatcacacaCTCATGAATATTCACAATTATGCAAAGGACAAAAAATTCCCCAAGCAAAGCTTAAAACTGAAGTGCCTTCTGATTATTCCCCACTGTTTCTCAACTTATGAACATTTATTAACTGATTAATGACAAATTAAACATGTCACCATCTGGCTTCCTAAATTTTAGTGAATGGGAGCAAAAATCAAACACACCTAGACCAATAAATGATTATGAAATACTCTAAAACTATTATGCTGAATATTACTGCTGATGATAATTGACATCAAAGACTAAGAAAGAACACTGCTATGGGGGTTTCTGAGTGTTACAGTGACTGAACAACGTGGGAAATATGTATCCAACAAGCAGGTATCAAGTCTTGTTCTGTCAGCTAACATGCCAACAGGAAAACAGACTGCCATTTTTTGGCCACCACCATCACACGAAGACCTGAGATGGAGGAGATCTGGGATAAGGGGAGCCTCCTTTGAAGACTTCCTCAGAGGTCCCATCACTGCAGTGACATGGGCTGTGCTGAAAGGCAAAACTCAGCCATGGCTTCCCCAATCTCATTACTGAAAGCTGGGATAACTTAGCAACACAGCATGGGCTGTAACCTCACCGAGGGGACAATCTGGGGAGCTACACTAGGATTGGgagccacaggctgcccagtgctgaCACCATGGCAGGCAGTACCTCCATTAAAACCTGTAGCAAAGAAACTGCGGAAAGCGGAGCAAATTGGAACTGCTGGCACAGTATTTTTATGACCTCAGCTTATCTCCCAGTACAAACTACCATGAACATGTATAACACAACACATCAAATATTTAGTCTTGCTACCAGCGAGGCACTGACGTACAAGCTCACAAGGGCTGAGGGGAGCTGGAAGCCATAAGGCTAGCAGATCACATTTACTCAGAATACAGACACGTCGAGTATTTCATTCAAAGGCCAGCATGATGAAACAGGGACAATCCTCTGTTCCAGCTAAGAACGCCCTGCAGCTTCGGCTCAAGGCACTCACCGCAGCCCTGCGGCGGAAATCTGCTCTAAGGGCAACACGCCCAGAGCACGACCACCCCGGGTGAAGCCTGAAGGGAGCCGAACCGCTAACCACGGCAACCCCACGAGGAGGGCGGGCGGCCGGGGAGAGGGGAACCGTGCAAAGGTCGCCCACCACCCGCTAGGAGCCACCGGCGGGGCTGCTCCCGAGGGGCCGCGTCTCCCCCAGCCACGGGGGGCAGTGGCTCAGGGCGGCTCCGGCCCGGCCCTCCCCAGCCCCGCCCTGCTGAGGGCCTCCCCGCACAGCCTCGCGGCAACACCAAAAGCTGAGAGCAAAGCGCGAAGGAAACGTTTGCTGACCCTTTCCGAGCCCttcggcggcggcggcggcagagacggccagcagcaggcacaggcaGAGGACGGAGGCTACCGCGGGCTGAGCCCTCATGGTGTCAGCAACGCCCTCAGTGCGGGCCCTGAAGCTCGGAGAGAAGCTcggagcagccccagggatCTTTTTcgcttttccttttttttttttttttttttgaagtccaGAAGTGACGCTAGACGGATGTGGGCGGTGCCGCCGGGTCCTCCGGGGGCCGCCATGTCCGCTGCAGAGCAGACTACAACTCCCAGCATGCATCGCACCGCGCCCCGGGCGCGCGCCGCTCCCGCCCCCGCCGCTATGCAAATACGCTCGGCGCCACCGCCAATCCGTGGCTGGGGGCGGGCGGCTGGGTGCCGTCACGTGGCGCGAAGCTTCCTTTCTCTGTGCGCCgctctttccttcctcagccGCCATCTTGTTCTCACCGCGTGTTGGGCTGCGGAGGGGCCGCTGGACTCAGGTGAGAACGCCTCGCACCTGCCGCCCCCGCGCGCGCTCGGCCGTGAGGGAGCGGGCGGGCGGGCTCGTTCTGCGGCACTCGGCTCTGTCCTGTTCCCGTGTGCTGGGCCTTGGCTGAGTGCAGAGGGCGGAAGAACGAGGCCGTGTGCCGGGGCTCAGGACTGCAGTCTCCCGTATCGTTTGGGCTGTGCTGTCCCGCAGGCCTCTGGCTGCCAACATATGCGGCCTTTGTCCTCCCCCGTCCGCTGCGCTGTGCCCGGCGGTGCTGGAGGCCTGCTTCCCTCTGCCGCCCTGGCACAACGCGGCTGCGGAGCGCGTTCCTTCAGCGCTCTCTGAGGGCCTCTCGGCGCTCATCTCCTACGGCCGAGGCGTTTTTCCTCCTGTGCCGCGCTTTCGCGTCCTCTAGTCTTTAAAGGTCACCCTTGGTCCATGGGAGAACCTAGCTGACGAACTTCCTAGGCATTGGGTTGGAGCAATAGCTGCCGGAGGTCCGTGCTTGCACTGTGGCAGCGTGTGAACCTCCTTGAGTTTGGAGCCAGCTCGTTAGCTACAGAGATGTATCAGAGGTTCCTTCTTTGGAAGCAGTACATCAGGGAGCTCAGGGATGAGTTTTCCCCTGGGCTCTGTTCAGCACAAAGGTGCGTTCCTTGGAGCGGTTGTGCTGTCTGTGCTGGTTTTGGTCTGAGTCAGTAGCGAGGTGGTTCTAGCAGTGAGCTGACATACTTATACTTGGAAATTTATGGTTCTTACCTCGAACTGATGCAACAGCAAACGTGGTGTTGATTTGCATCATCGTGGTGCAGatgtttcttctgcagagctACTTTCTGTTATTTAGATGGTGCGTTTTTTGAGggcttttttgtgtttttgcttgtgttatttcagtgatttctttttcttaatattttggGAGTTAACTTGTATTTATACCTCATTCTTTAGACACAACACTATGAATCAAGAAAAACTAGCCAAGCTTCAAGCTCAGGTCCGAATAGGAGGAAAGGTAAGAAAGAGAGCTGCGGTGCTTTCTGTGATTTACAGGCTTAGAGAGAAACTTCTCACGAGGGGGCATTTAGaggcctgaaaaaaaaaaattccacacGTAATGTGGACCTGAAATGGTCTATATCTTACTACTACCTGAAAAGCACTTGTCTTTCAACTCACAGCTACTGGGTGAGTAGTTCCAGAGTGTAAGCTGTTGCTAAATCAGTGACGTGTTTTTACCTGTGAAAGCTCAGATTAAGCTTACCTGTTGGTAGTTCGAGTTCTTTCCCTTCTATCTGTTGGGAAGTTTCTCCTTTAGTATCAGCTCCCGGGCTTATCTGACTGTGCACTGAgttctttatttcctctgtgcCAGCCAGTACTTAATATGACAAAAGAAGTGTATAGATGGTCCAGTGTGAGTATTCATTTCCTAACTGTAGGCAAGGGTTTGGGGGACTGTACAAAAGCTTGCAAAGTAGGAATTCCAGAATTGCTGTATTTGGAGCAGtctaaaaatgttaattacttGCTTACAAAAGTGTGACTTCTTAAATTTGATTCATCTTGGTTGAAATAAAGTTCTTAAGAAGCATTCATATATGCTGCTTAGTagttaataatattttcataatccAGCTTTTGGGAAGAGGAAATCTTCTGTGCTTCTGTCTTTTACAGCTAAGAAAAATCTCAAGATTGAGACTGACAGCTAAAACTATaagtgaagggaagaaaattgaGAAGTGTTAAGAAGTCTTAAGTCTAAGAATTCTTATAGCTCAAAAAAGAGATGTTGCTGAGTGTGAGATGACTTTTAAATTGAAAGTGATGTGAGAATGTGAGTGTTGCAGGCTGTTCTCTTGATTCTTTTCCAGGGAACAGCTCGCAGAAAGAAGAAGGTGGTGCACAGAACAGCAACAGCTGATGACAAAAAACTTCAGAGTTCACTCAAAAAACTGGCAGTAAATAACATTGCTGGCATTGAGGAGGTATAGTGATAGTGTTTCCTGTGTGAAATGAAATTCATTGTGTTggtttggtgttgttttttactttcattttctttctcaaactCATATGTCTGATTACGTATAGATGAagttacttgattttttttttaattttttgtttcatttatattaCCGTGTACATACctaaaaagagaagggagaaggtTTTACTGTCCAGGCAGTGAGCACAGAAGGTAGTAAGCTGCTTGTGATGCATGTCTTTTGCATTAATTGCGAAACAAAAATTCTCTTGATTCTTAACCTTTTGAACTGAAATTACCTAATTTTAAGAGTAGAGCAGTAAGCACGTTCAATTGTTGTCTGATGAAGAATGTGAAGGAGGGCATCTAAGTCCTTGGAATAGGAATTTACAAGTCTGTGTTATCAAAACTAGATCCTTTTactgtctgaaaataaaaccagaattgCTTTTGATAGATACAGGAGACTGGTATTTCTTACAGTACTAGCAAAACTCTGTGGAAGCAGCTTCTGTATTATATAAAATTGGAATGCAGAGGCTTCAGGTATTTCATACTATTTTTGTGTATGAATTTTTCAGGATAAAATATGAACTGGAATAGAAACTGTTTCCATAATACTGTAGAGAGTGTGACACTTATATGTAGGAGGAGGCAGCGTTCCTTCATCACGAGCTCCGTATTACAGTACTGCTTGGTTGAAAAAGCATAATATTTAATCTGTGATTAATTAATTTAAGCAGGGTTACAAGTTGACCCAGAGGTCTCTTTGTGCACTCCAAAGGCAATGCAGATTCAGTAGAAGCCTGGTTTGCCTGAAAGCCTTCATACCACTGCTGCAGAATCACTTCTGAGTTTGTCTGTTACTGGAGTATGATGTGTGAGAAGCTGTGCTATACAAACATTCCTTgttcttttccccctccctgTAGAGCATAAAATCTTCATTCAGACACAGTTAAGATTTAAAATGTGTTGACGTGAAGGAAGATGGTTCAAAATTCTTTAACCTTGACGTCTTGGTACATAATTACATTACGCTGCTGTATTATTCGGGTAGACCCAAATTGACCTATATACATAGAAGCTGGGGAGGTTAGTAATATTGAGTCAAACATAGGCAGAGAattttttgtgatttgttttgttctgaagagGCTTTTAAGTAAGAGGATGACTGGGCTTAAAGCATTTCCCGCTTCCCCTAAGCTATGTAGGAAAGTGATGcatctggtttgtttttttaagaaaaacttctgatcaaaatgtattttgaacCTTGAATATTGGTAACTTTATGTTTTAAACATATTCTTCAGTTgacaaatttgttttctctgtaacCTCTAATGTCACAAAATTCAGAAGTATTATTAACAGATTACATCTGTTTGGATGAGTAAActctcttctttcttgcagataaaattattttctgagtaaCCGTAGCTTAGTcatgcccagaaaaaaaagttaacttcCCCTTCAATCTCTGTTaacttcagtaaataaataaataaataaagcctgCTAAAAGGTTTGAACTTCCTTAGTAGGAACTAAGCAGGTAGCTGTACTGGCTGTGAACTTAATCCCTGGTGATTCAGAACATCAAGGCAGGGGAGCAGAATTGTTGTATGTTGTGCTTAGTCTCAAAAGGGTCATCGTGCAATTACTAGGAGAGCACAGAAGCCAGTTTGAGTGCAGCTAATTTATaaatctgcagtgctgcaagagATAAGTAAGGGGAAAATCTTAGCATTGGGAATTCCCAGCAAGTAGGCCGGATCATGAGTCTTAGGCTTTTGCCaattttgctgcagaaacagtAATGTTTTCCTGATAGGTGACA of Numida meleagris isolate 19003 breed g44 Domestic line chromosome 7, NumMel1.0, whole genome shotgun sequence contains these proteins:
- the KTI12 gene encoding protein KTI12 homolog, with the protein product MPLVVLCGPPGSGKSRRAAELREALGGAERQAHVVAEAEGGRAALRAEVERLLSRRDVVIVDATNELRSIRYELYCAARQAGTARCLLHCVGGGPAEPPFEAPDPRNRWDRPLFTVQGEEPLPLADIRAAIFDSAPPPPHRATRSQPLQSGGFLHLLDRATQDVVSALVAAQRSGAQPGELVRVPGVEEGLVLPRPVGLAELSRLRRQFISYTKMQPSDENLAQLASMFLQYLSRSIQ